In one Oscillospiraceae bacterium genomic region, the following are encoded:
- the kdpE gene encoding DNA-binding response regulator, translating to MNKPKILVVEDDKAVRNLITTTLDTQSYQYHTAATGTAAILDAVSGQPDLIILDLGLPDMDGVEIIKKVRSWSNMPIIVVSARSEDRDKIEALDAGADDYLTKPFSVDELLARLRVALRRLLYDGAHTGEPAGAFVNGALRIDYAAGCVYLEGEEIHLTPIEYKLLCLLARNVGKVLTHNYILREVWGSALPTDTPSLRVFMATLRKKIEQDTAHPRYIQTHVGVGYRMLRVEGAQAGA from the coding sequence ATGAATAAGCCGAAAATCCTGGTTGTGGAGGACGACAAGGCCGTCCGCAACCTCATTACCACCACCCTGGACACCCAGAGCTACCAGTACCACACCGCCGCCACCGGCACCGCCGCCATCCTGGACGCGGTCTCCGGCCAGCCGGATCTGATCATCCTGGATCTGGGCCTGCCCGATATGGACGGGGTGGAGATCATCAAAAAGGTGCGCTCCTGGTCCAATATGCCAATCATCGTGGTCTCCGCCCGCAGCGAGGACAGGGACAAGATCGAGGCCCTGGACGCCGGGGCGGACGACTACCTGACCAAGCCCTTCTCGGTGGACGAGCTGCTGGCCCGGCTGCGGGTGGCCCTGCGGCGGCTGCTGTACGACGGCGCCCACACCGGGGAGCCGGCCGGCGCCTTCGTCAACGGCGCGCTGCGCATCGACTACGCCGCCGGGTGCGTGTACCTGGAGGGGGAGGAGATCCACCTTACCCCCATCGAGTACAAGCTGCTCTGCCTGCTGGCCCGCAACGTGGGCAAGGTGCTCACCCACAACTACATCCTGCGGGAGGTGTGGGGCAGCGCACTGCCCACCGACACCCCCTCCCTGCGGGTGTTCATGGCCACCCTGCGCAAGAAGATTGAACAGGACACCGCCCACCCCCGCTATATCCAGACCCACGTGGGCGTGGGCTACCGGATGCTGCGGGTGGAGGGCGCGCAGGCGGGCGCTTAG
- a CDS encoding two-component sensor histidine kinase produces the protein MDEDRRPDPDLLLREVEEERRPPAGGRLKIFFGYAAGVGKTYAMLEAAHAALEAGADVVVGYVEPHTRPETLALLAGLEQLAPRRVAHKNITLSEFDLDAALERRPALVLVDELAHTNDPSCRHKKRYQDIEELLKAGIDVYTTVNVQHIESLNDIVASITGVIVRERVPDSVFDGADQVELVDIEPDDLILRLNRGKIYKRAQAQRALDNFFTRDNLVALREIALRRTADRLNRKKEREGKRASGGVKFADEHILICLSSSPSNAKVIRTAGRLAEAFHGTFTALFVETPGSAELSEANRGRLRENLRLAEQLGARIATMYGEDVPAQIAEYAQVAGVSKIVIGRSNTRTGLFRRRRNLVERLTALAPNLDIYVIPDALPPYRPVRPRPALAAQLSAADAGKTVLVLALCTLLGYFFFDRGFSESNIITVYILGVLLIAMATRGYVFSGVSSILSVLIFNFCFTDPYLSFRFLDPGYWVTFFTMFLSAFITSTLTMRVKRQARLEAMKSYRTQILLETSQVLQRAAGREEIFAAAAGQLVKLLDRPVLFYPVSGAGLEAPRPFPAEGERAPGAAYLAGDERGVAQWVYKNNKRAGAGTATLPGARCLYMAVRGGETVFAVVGLPMDQYPELGAFERNVLSSMLSEFALALEKEQVSRSKREIEVRARQEQLRSNLLRAISHDLRTPLTSISGNASILMADGGRLGDGQKRRLYTDIYDDSMWLINLVENLLSVTRIENGTMGIRMVPELVGEVLDEALAHVNRRASAYHISVELSDELLMARMDSRLIIQVVINIVDNAIKYTPEGSHITLRAFRAGEMVRLEIADDGPGVPDEAKGQLFNMFYTVGNQKGDSRRGLGLGLSLCRSIIAAHGGAIGVRDNPPHGTVFYFTLQAEEVKVYE, from the coding sequence GTGGACGAGGACAGAAGGCCGGACCCGGATCTGCTGCTGCGTGAGGTGGAGGAGGAGCGCCGTCCGCCCGCGGGCGGACGGCTGAAGATCTTCTTCGGCTACGCCGCCGGGGTGGGCAAGACCTACGCCATGCTGGAGGCCGCCCACGCCGCCCTGGAGGCCGGGGCGGACGTGGTGGTGGGGTACGTCGAGCCCCACACCCGGCCCGAGACCCTGGCCCTGCTGGCGGGGCTGGAGCAGCTGGCCCCCCGCCGGGTGGCCCACAAGAACATCACCCTGAGCGAGTTCGATCTGGACGCCGCCCTGGAGCGCAGGCCCGCCCTGGTGCTGGTGGACGAGCTGGCCCACACCAACGACCCCTCCTGCCGCCATAAAAAGCGCTACCAGGACATCGAGGAGCTGCTCAAGGCGGGCATTGACGTGTACACCACCGTCAACGTGCAGCACATCGAGAGCCTCAACGACATCGTGGCCTCCATCACCGGGGTCATCGTCCGCGAGCGGGTGCCCGACAGCGTGTTTGACGGGGCCGACCAGGTAGAGCTGGTGGACATCGAGCCCGACGACCTGATCCTGCGCCTGAACAGGGGCAAGATCTACAAGCGGGCCCAGGCCCAGAGGGCCCTGGACAACTTCTTCACGCGGGACAACCTGGTGGCCCTGCGGGAGATCGCCCTGCGCCGCACCGCCGACCGTCTCAACCGCAAGAAGGAGCGGGAGGGCAAGCGCGCCTCCGGAGGCGTGAAGTTCGCCGACGAGCACATCCTCATCTGCCTGTCCTCCTCCCCCTCCAACGCCAAGGTCATCCGCACCGCGGGGCGTCTGGCCGAGGCCTTCCACGGCACCTTTACCGCCCTGTTCGTGGAGACCCCCGGCTCCGCGGAGCTCTCCGAGGCCAACCGGGGCCGCCTGCGGGAGAACCTGCGCCTGGCCGAGCAGCTGGGGGCACGCATCGCCACCATGTACGGCGAGGACGTGCCCGCCCAGATTGCCGAGTACGCCCAGGTGGCCGGCGTGTCCAAAATCGTCATCGGCCGCTCCAACACCCGCACGGGCCTCTTCCGGCGGCGGCGGAACCTGGTGGAGCGCCTCACCGCCCTGGCCCCCAACCTGGACATCTACGTCATCCCCGACGCCCTGCCCCCCTACCGGCCGGTGCGGCCCCGGCCCGCCCTGGCCGCCCAGCTCTCGGCGGCCGACGCGGGGAAAACGGTGCTCGTGCTGGCCCTGTGCACGCTGCTGGGCTACTTCTTTTTTGACCGGGGCTTCAGCGAGAGCAACATCATCACGGTCTACATCCTGGGCGTGCTCCTCATCGCCATGGCCACCCGGGGGTATGTGTTCAGCGGCGTTTCCTCCATCCTCAGCGTGCTCATCTTCAACTTCTGCTTCACCGACCCCTACCTGAGCTTCCGCTTCCTGGACCCCGGGTACTGGGTGACCTTCTTCACCATGTTCCTCTCCGCGTTCATCACCTCCACCCTCACCATGCGGGTGAAGCGGCAGGCCCGGCTGGAGGCCATGAAGTCCTACCGCACCCAGATCCTGCTGGAGACCAGCCAGGTGCTCCAGCGGGCGGCGGGGCGGGAGGAGATCTTCGCCGCGGCCGCGGGCCAGCTGGTGAAGCTGCTGGACCGGCCGGTGCTCTTCTACCCCGTGTCCGGCGCGGGGCTGGAGGCCCCCAGGCCCTTCCCGGCGGAGGGGGAGCGCGCCCCCGGCGCGGCCTACCTGGCCGGGGACGAGCGGGGGGTGGCCCAGTGGGTGTACAAGAACAACAAGCGGGCGGGGGCGGGCACCGCCACCCTGCCGGGGGCCAGGTGCCTGTATATGGCGGTGCGCGGCGGCGAGACCGTCTTCGCCGTGGTGGGCCTGCCCATGGACCAATACCCGGAGCTGGGGGCCTTCGAGCGCAACGTGCTCTCCTCCATGCTCAGCGAGTTCGCCCTGGCCCTGGAGAAGGAGCAGGTCAGCCGCAGCAAGCGGGAGATCGAGGTGCGGGCCAGGCAGGAGCAGCTGCGCTCCAACCTGCTGCGGGCCATCTCCCACGACCTGCGCACCCCCCTGACCAGCATCTCCGGCAACGCCAGCATCCTGATGGCGGACGGCGGAAGGCTGGGCGACGGGCAGAAGCGGCGGCTGTACACCGACATCTACGACGACTCCATGTGGCTCATCAACCTGGTGGAAAACCTCCTGTCGGTCACCCGCATCGAGAACGGAACTATGGGCATCCGCATGGTGCCCGAGCTGGTGGGGGAGGTGCTGGACGAGGCGCTGGCCCACGTCAACCGCCGCGCCAGCGCCTACCACATCAGCGTGGAGCTGTCCGACGAGCTGCTGATGGCGCGCATGGACTCCCGGCTCATTATCCAGGTGGTCATCAACATCGTGGACAACGCCATCAAATACACCCCCGAGGGCAGCCACATCACCCTGCGGGCCTTCCGCGCCGGGGAGATGGTGCGGCTGGAGATCGCCGACGACGGCCCCGGCGTGCCCGATGAGGCCAAGGGCCAGCTCTTTAATATGTTTTACACCGTGGGCAACCAGAAGGGGGACAGCCGCCGGGGCCTGGGTCTGGGCCTGTCCCTGTGCAGGTCCATCATCGCCGCCCACGGCGGCGCCATCGGCGTGCGGGACAACCCGCCCCACGGCACGGTATTCTATTTCACGCTGCAGGCCGAGGAGGTCAAAGTCTATGAATAA
- the mutS2 gene encoding endonuclease MutS2: protein MTDLFEKSIQTLELPRVLERLAEQAVTEEGKEQALRLRPLTDADDVQRRLEETTAAVGMMTLRGTPSLSGVKPVSASLQRADMGGALNTRELLGVAAVLRAARSAKEYADGREGSAKTCIDHLFRSLTSNRFLEEKITGSILGEDEIADSASPELADIRRHIRATASKVRDILQKLISSSQARYLQETIITQRNDRYVVPVKSECKNDVPGLVHDVSSSGGTFFIEPMGVVKANNELRELQAREEKEIERILAELSAEAAAHKEDIQQDYDLLVLLDGIFARAKLSMRMNACAPRIARRGVRLRRARHPLLDPARAVANDLALGEAYDTLVITGPNTGGKTVTLKTIGLLTLMAQCGLHIPVDDDSQIVVFHRVLADVGDEQSIAQSLSTFSSHMTNIVGILQEADDATLILFDELGAGTDPIEGAALAAAIIESARELGALVAATTHYAELKVYAMTTPGVENASCEFNVETLAPTYRLLVGIPGKSNAFAISERLGLPKYIIQKAAARIDAENVRFEDVLTQLDEQRQAMEREKEAARRLRREMEDSAKVAREYREKLEKERAKAVEKAQAEARAILEEARSTADGVFKELNEMRRRQRREEDWQADNDRRAGLKRQLNEAEGKLGARSEEPAPPPTRPAVAGDTVELVKMGTQAAVISVGKDGSLQLQAGILKISAKQDEVRVVEGETQTQKEAKKFIQRTEHQLRSLGASPEVDLRGMMVDEALGALDLFLDNAVMGKLTQVTVIHGKGTGAVRRAVREHLKRSRYVKSFRPGRYGEGEDGVTVVDLK from the coding sequence ATGACCGATTTATTTGAAAAGTCCATTCAGACCCTGGAGCTGCCCCGCGTGCTGGAGCGCCTGGCCGAGCAGGCCGTCACCGAGGAGGGGAAGGAGCAGGCCCTGCGCCTGCGCCCTCTGACCGACGCAGACGACGTACAGCGCCGCCTGGAGGAGACCACGGCGGCGGTGGGGATGATGACCCTGCGGGGCACCCCCTCCCTCTCCGGCGTGAAGCCGGTGAGCGCCAGCCTACAGCGGGCCGATATGGGGGGCGCGCTCAACACCCGGGAGCTGCTGGGCGTGGCCGCCGTGCTGCGCGCCGCCCGCTCCGCCAAGGAGTACGCCGACGGCCGGGAGGGCTCGGCCAAGACCTGCATCGACCACCTGTTCCGCTCCCTGACGTCCAACCGCTTTTTGGAGGAGAAGATCACCGGCTCCATCCTGGGAGAGGACGAGATCGCCGACTCCGCCAGCCCGGAGCTTGCCGACATCCGGCGGCATATCCGCGCCACCGCCAGCAAGGTGCGGGACATCCTGCAAAAGCTGATTTCCTCCTCCCAGGCCCGCTATTTACAGGAAACCATCATCACCCAGCGCAACGACCGCTACGTGGTGCCCGTCAAATCGGAGTGCAAAAACGACGTGCCCGGGCTGGTGCACGACGTGTCCTCCTCCGGCGGCACCTTCTTCATCGAGCCCATGGGGGTGGTGAAGGCAAACAACGAGCTGCGGGAGCTCCAGGCCCGGGAGGAGAAGGAGATCGAGCGCATCCTGGCCGAGCTGTCCGCCGAGGCGGCCGCCCACAAGGAGGACATCCAGCAGGACTACGACCTGCTGGTCCTGCTGGACGGCATCTTCGCCCGGGCCAAGCTCTCCATGCGCATGAACGCCTGCGCCCCCCGGATCGCCCGGCGGGGCGTGCGGCTGCGCCGGGCCCGCCACCCCCTGCTGGATCCGGCCCGGGCGGTGGCCAACGACCTGGCGCTGGGGGAGGCGTACGACACCCTGGTCATCACCGGCCCCAACACCGGCGGCAAGACCGTCACCCTCAAGACCATCGGCCTGCTGACCCTGATGGCCCAGTGCGGGCTGCACATCCCCGTGGACGACGACAGCCAAATCGTGGTGTTCCACCGGGTGCTGGCCGACGTGGGCGACGAGCAGTCCATCGCCCAGAGCCTGTCCACCTTCTCCTCCCACATGACCAACATCGTGGGGATTTTGCAGGAGGCGGACGACGCCACGCTGATCCTCTTCGACGAGCTGGGGGCGGGTACCGACCCCATCGAGGGCGCGGCCCTGGCCGCCGCCATCATCGAGAGCGCCCGGGAGCTGGGCGCCCTGGTGGCCGCCACCACCCACTACGCCGAGCTCAAGGTCTACGCCATGACCACGCCGGGGGTGGAGAACGCCTCCTGCGAGTTCAACGTGGAGACCCTGGCCCCCACCTACCGGCTGCTGGTGGGCATCCCCGGCAAGTCCAACGCCTTCGCCATATCGGAGCGGCTGGGTCTGCCCAAGTATATCATCCAGAAGGCCGCCGCCCGCATCGACGCGGAGAACGTGCGCTTTGAGGACGTGCTCACCCAGCTGGACGAGCAGCGCCAGGCCATGGAGCGGGAGAAGGAGGCGGCCCGGAGGCTGCGCCGGGAGATGGAGGACTCCGCCAAGGTGGCCCGGGAGTACCGGGAGAAGCTGGAGAAGGAGCGGGCCAAGGCGGTGGAGAAGGCACAGGCCGAGGCCCGCGCCATTCTAGAGGAGGCACGCAGCACCGCCGACGGGGTCTTCAAGGAGCTCAACGAGATGCGCAGGCGCCAGCGCAGGGAGGAGGACTGGCAGGCCGACAACGACCGCCGGGCCGGGCTCAAGCGCCAGCTCAACGAGGCCGAGGGGAAGCTGGGCGCGCGCAGCGAGGAGCCGGCGCCGCCCCCCACCCGTCCCGCCGTGGCGGGGGACACCGTGGAGCTGGTGAAGATGGGCACCCAGGCCGCCGTTATCTCGGTGGGCAAGGACGGCTCCCTCCAGCTCCAGGCGGGTATTTTGAAGATCTCCGCTAAGCAGGACGAGGTGCGCGTGGTGGAGGGGGAGACCCAGACCCAGAAGGAGGCCAAAAAATTCATCCAGCGCACCGAGCACCAGCTGCGCAGCCTGGGGGCCTCCCCGGAGGTGGATCTGCGGGGCATGATGGTGGACGAGGCCCTGGGGGCGCTGGACCTGTTTCTGGACAACGCGGTGATGGGCAAGCTGACCCAGGTGACGGTCATCCACGGCAAGGGCACCGGCGCGGTGCGCCGCGCCGTGCGCGAGCACCTCAAGCGCAGCCGTTATGTGAAGTCTTTTCGGCCCGGCCGCTACGGCGAGGGAGAGGACGGCGTGACCGTGGTAGATTTAAAGTAA
- a CDS encoding transporter: protein MLTVQLAFQLILFIGLGIFVQRRGIVDGAFDKSLTNLLLDVAVPCLIVKSFLLPFSPEDLRSCLLLLGLALLVALLSFLVGQAAYLAAGRGSSARMLRYAAIFSNFSFVGMPVVEALYGQKGLFYFVVFLIPMRVLYYTAPAPLLTPPGADRARPPLSARLRAVCSPPMAAVLVGVALYVTRIPLPDVAVSVLSSMGAVCIPLGMMLCGISLAKHDMRAFLRPRFLRAPLLRNLLMPALVLGLAALLPLDALIAQLLVVYAALPVPSLLVAFTIEYDPAPGSRMESAATVFLSTLLCAATVPLWAAAAQAFFPL, encoded by the coding sequence ATGCTCACCGTCCAACTGGCCTTTCAACTGATCCTCTTCATCGGCCTGGGCATCTTTGTCCAGCGGCGCGGCATCGTGGACGGCGCGTTCGACAAATCCCTCACCAACCTGCTGCTGGACGTGGCCGTGCCGTGCCTCATCGTCAAGTCCTTCCTGCTGCCCTTCTCCCCGGAGGATCTGCGCAGCTGCCTGCTCCTGCTGGGCCTGGCCCTGCTGGTGGCCCTGCTCTCCTTCCTGGTGGGGCAGGCCGCCTACCTGGCCGCGGGCCGGGGCTCCTCCGCCCGGATGCTGCGCTACGCCGCGATCTTTTCCAACTTCTCCTTCGTGGGCATGCCCGTGGTGGAGGCCCTATACGGGCAGAAGGGGCTGTTCTACTTCGTGGTCTTCCTGATCCCCATGCGGGTGCTCTACTACACCGCCCCCGCCCCCCTGCTCACCCCGCCGGGGGCCGACCGGGCCCGCCCGCCCCTGTCCGCGCGGCTCCGGGCCGTATGCTCCCCGCCCATGGCGGCGGTGCTGGTGGGCGTCGCCCTCTACGTCACCCGGATCCCCCTGCCCGACGTGGCGGTCAGCGTCCTGTCCTCCATGGGCGCGGTGTGCATTCCGCTGGGCATGATGCTCTGCGGCATCTCCCTGGCCAAGCACGACATGCGGGCCTTCCTGCGCCCCCGGTTCCTCCGCGCCCCCCTGCTGCGCAACCTGCTCATGCCCGCCCTGGTGCTGGGCCTGGCGGCGCTGCTCCCGCTGGACGCCCTGATCGCCCAGCTTTTGGTGGTCTACGCCGCCCTGCCGGTGCCCTCCCTGCTGGTGGCCTTCACCATCGAGTACGACCCCGCGCCCGGCAGCCGGATGGAGAGCGCCGCCACCGTCTTTCTTTCCACCCTCCTGTGCGCCGCCACCGTGCCCCTCTGGGCCGCGGCGGCCCAGGCGTTCTTTCCCCTATAG
- a CDS encoding potassium transporter TrkH, giving the protein MLHLKKHTITPAQVIIGGFLLLILAGTLLLMLPAATRSGRAASFSDALFTAASATCVTGLVLHDTAAYWSLFGQAVILLLIQVGGMGVVTMAVAVSVFTGRRIGLGQRALMQEAISAPHMGGIIRLTKFILCATALLEGAGAVLLSLRFIPLLGVWRGIWYGVFHAVSAFCNAGFDLMGDVSGPYSSLTAFAGDPVVSLTIPALIVVGGLGFFVWDDLRRCRLRFHSYSLQTKVVLTTTALLILLGALLFFCEFAQPRWAGLTRSERALAALFQSVTPRTAGFNTVDLSSLSGPALLLTTLLMVVGGSPGSTAGGVKTTALALAALCVVSSLKNRPSIQCFRRRVGTDVLRSLLTLLFLYTSLLLTGAVLLSALDGVPLTAAVFEAASAIGTVGLSLGITPELGAASRLVLVGLMYFGRVGCLTMLCVVLDRRHPAPAQLPLEHLIIG; this is encoded by the coding sequence ATGCTGCATTTGAAAAAACATACGATCACCCCGGCGCAGGTCATCATCGGCGGCTTTCTGCTGCTGATCCTGGCCGGCACCCTGCTGCTTATGCTGCCCGCCGCCACACGCAGCGGCCGGGCGGCTTCCTTTTCCGACGCGCTCTTCACCGCCGCCTCGGCCACCTGCGTCACCGGCCTGGTCCTCCACGACACCGCCGCCTACTGGTCCCTCTTCGGCCAGGCGGTCATCCTGCTGCTCATCCAGGTGGGGGGCATGGGGGTGGTGACCATGGCGGTGGCCGTGTCGGTATTCACCGGGCGGCGGATCGGCCTGGGCCAGCGGGCCCTGATGCAGGAGGCCATCTCCGCCCCCCACATGGGGGGCATCATCCGCCTGACCAAGTTCATCCTGTGCGCCACGGCGCTGCTGGAGGGGGCGGGGGCGGTCCTGCTCAGCCTGCGCTTCATCCCCCTGCTGGGGGTGTGGCGGGGGATCTGGTACGGGGTCTTTCACGCGGTGTCCGCCTTCTGCAACGCCGGGTTCGATCTGATGGGCGATGTGTCCGGCCCCTACTCCTCCCTCACCGCCTTCGCGGGGGACCCGGTGGTCAGCCTCACCATCCCGGCGCTCATTGTGGTGGGGGGCCTGGGCTTCTTCGTGTGGGACGATCTGCGCCGCTGCCGCCTGCGCTTTCACAGCTACAGCTTGCAGACCAAGGTGGTGCTCACCACCACCGCCCTGCTGATCCTCCTCGGCGCCCTGCTCTTCTTCTGCGAGTTCGCCCAGCCCCGCTGGGCCGGCCTGACCCGGTCGGAGCGGGCGCTGGCGGCCCTGTTCCAGTCGGTCACCCCCCGCACCGCCGGGTTCAACACGGTGGATCTGTCCAGCCTGTCCGGCCCCGCCCTGCTGCTGACCACCCTGCTGATGGTGGTGGGGGGCTCCCCCGGATCCACGGCGGGGGGCGTAAAGACCACCGCCCTGGCCCTGGCGGCGCTGTGCGTCGTCTCCTCCCTGAAAAACCGGCCGTCCATCCAGTGCTTCCGCCGCCGGGTGGGCACCGACGTGCTGCGCAGCCTGCTGACGCTGCTCTTTCTGTACACGTCCCTGCTGCTCACGGGCGCGGTGCTGCTCAGCGCGCTGGACGGGGTGCCCCTCACCGCCGCCGTGTTCGAGGCGGCCTCCGCCATCGGCACCGTGGGGCTCTCCCTGGGGATCACCCCGGAGCTGGGGGCCGCCTCCCGGCTGGTGCTGGTGGGGCTGATGTACTTCGGGCGGGTGGGGTGCCTGACCATGCTGTGCGTCGTGCTGGACCGGCGGCACCCCGCCCCCGCCCAGCTCCCGCTGGAGCATCTGATCATCGGATAA
- a CDS encoding VanW domain-containing protein, giving the protein MKWQAHAEPKSRSDLRLWLGARYFRARRWAWWLLGGVRYARRRPERECRHLCASHRTPLMRRLKNVDMWMQENKVVNLGLAAARLDGVVLLPGESLSYWRRIGKPTRRKGYVEGMLLKNGGVTADVGGGLCQLSNLLYWMTLHTPLTVVERHRHGYDVFPDADRTQPFGSGATCYYNYLDLVIRNDTPHAWRLCLRLTASHLEGQWRSDAPQACRYEIYEREHEIRGEYWGGFTRHNVIARRVYDLDGNLIGDEPVAENHAVMMYNPMLEGMK; this is encoded by the coding sequence GTGAAATGGCAGGCCCACGCGGAACCGAAGAGCAGGAGCGATCTGCGCCTCTGGCTGGGGGCGCGGTATTTCCGCGCCCGGCGGTGGGCCTGGTGGCTGCTGGGCGGGGTGCGGTACGCCCGCAGGCGGCCCGAGCGGGAGTGCCGCCACCTGTGCGCGTCCCACCGCACGCCGCTGATGCGGCGGCTGAAAAACGTGGACATGTGGATGCAGGAGAACAAGGTGGTCAACCTGGGCCTGGCCGCGGCGCGGCTGGACGGGGTGGTGCTCCTGCCGGGCGAGAGCCTGTCCTACTGGCGGCGCATCGGCAAGCCCACCCGGCGCAAGGGCTACGTGGAGGGGATGCTGCTGAAAAACGGCGGCGTGACGGCCGACGTGGGGGGCGGGCTGTGCCAGCTCTCCAACCTGCTGTACTGGATGACTTTGCACACCCCCCTCACCGTGGTGGAGCGCCACCGCCACGGCTACGACGTGTTCCCCGACGCGGACCGCACCCAGCCCTTCGGCAGCGGGGCCACCTGCTACTACAACTACCTGGACCTGGTGATCCGCAACGACACCCCCCACGCCTGGCGGCTCTGCCTGCGCCTGACGGCCTCCCACCTGGAGGGCCAGTGGCGCAGCGACGCGCCCCAGGCGTGCCGGTACGAGATCTACGAGCGGGAGCACGAGATCCGGGGGGAGTACTGGGGCGGCTTCACCCGCCACAACGTGATCGCCCGCCGGGTGTACGATCTGGACGGGAACCTGATTGGGGACGAGCCGGTGGCTGAAAACCACGCCGTAATGATGTATAACCCCATGCTGGAGGGCATGAAGTAG
- a CDS encoding (Fe-S)-binding protein — protein sequence MIRKIIHIDEEKCDGCGLCAAACHEGAIGMVGGKARLLRDDYCDGLGDCLPACPAGAISFVEREAAAYDEAAVQANKRERQAQAAPLPCGCPGTQSRQLERRQAAPAATAPGPASQLGQWPVQIKLAPVDAPYFDGARLLVAADCTAYAYGSFHQDFIRGRITLIGCPKLDGADYSEKLTEILTRNDVKSLTVVRMEVPCCGGIEHAAVAALKNSGKLIPWQVVTISTDGRILD from the coding sequence ATGATCCGTAAAATTATCCACATCGACGAGGAAAAATGCGACGGCTGCGGCCTGTGCGCGGCGGCCTGCCACGAGGGGGCCATCGGCATGGTGGGGGGCAAGGCCCGCCTGCTGCGGGACGATTACTGCGACGGACTGGGCGACTGCCTGCCCGCCTGCCCCGCGGGGGCCATCTCCTTCGTGGAGCGGGAGGCCGCCGCCTACGACGAGGCCGCCGTGCAGGCCAACAAGCGGGAGCGTCAGGCCCAGGCGGCCCCCCTGCCCTGCGGCTGCCCGGGCACCCAGTCCCGGCAGCTGGAACGCCGGCAGGCCGCACCGGCCGCCACCGCCCCAGGCCCCGCCTCCCAGCTGGGCCAGTGGCCGGTGCAGATCAAGCTGGCCCCGGTGGACGCCCCCTACTTCGACGGCGCCAGACTCCTGGTGGCCGCCGACTGCACGGCTTACGCCTACGGCAGCTTCCACCAGGACTTTATCCGCGGCAGAATCACCCTCATCGGCTGCCCCAAGCTGGACGGCGCGGATTACAGTGAAAAGCTCACCGAAATTCTCACCCGCAACGACGTCAAGAGCCTGACTGTGGTGCGTATGGAGGTGCCCTGCTGCGGCGGCATCGAGCACGCGGCGGTGGCCGCCCTGAAAAACAGCGGCAAGCTGATCCCCTGGCAGGTGGTCACCATCTCCACCGACGGGCGGATTCTGGACTGA
- a CDS encoding potassium transporter TrkA, translating into MKSILLVGLGRFGRHMAQKFFELRHEVLAVDSDEARVNEVLPFVTSAQIGDSTNEAFVSSLGVRNFDLCVVAIGDNFQSSLETTALLKDCGARMVVSRASRDVHAKFLLRNGADQVIYAEKEMAIRTAVRYSYDNIFDYIELTPGYSIYEIPTPPAWVGRTIVQLAVRSRYHISILATKTGERIAPLPGADHELKADERLILMGSNRDVRKIL; encoded by the coding sequence ATGAAATCCATCCTGCTCGTCGGCCTGGGCCGCTTCGGCCGCCACATGGCCCAGAAGTTTTTTGAGCTGCGCCACGAGGTGCTGGCCGTGGACAGCGACGAGGCCCGGGTCAACGAGGTGCTCCCCTTCGTCACCAGCGCCCAGATCGGCGACAGCACCAACGAGGCCTTCGTCTCCTCCCTGGGCGTGCGCAACTTCGACCTGTGCGTGGTGGCCATCGGGGACAATTTCCAGAGCTCGCTGGAGACCACCGCCCTGCTCAAGGACTGCGGTGCGCGCATGGTGGTGTCCCGGGCCAGCCGGGACGTGCACGCCAAGTTCCTGCTGCGCAACGGCGCCGACCAGGTGATCTACGCCGAGAAGGAGATGGCCATCCGCACGGCGGTCCGCTACAGCTACGACAACATCTTCGACTACATCGAGCTCACCCCCGGGTACTCCATCTACGAGATCCCCACGCCCCCCGCCTGGGTGGGGCGCACCATCGTGCAGCTGGCCGTCCGCTCCCGCTACCACATCAGCATCCTGGCCACCAAGACGGGGGAGCGCATCGCCCCCCTGCCGGGGGCCGATCACGAGCTGAAGGCCGACGAGCGGCTGATCCTCATGGGCAGCAACAGGGACGTGCGCAAGATCCTGTAG